The sequence below is a genomic window from Shinella zoogloeoides.
GCCATCGGCGAATCGGTCGCCGGCTCCGAGCAGGGCTTCGTCGACCGCATGAACGCGGAAGCCGCCCGCATCGGCATGAGCTCCTCGCATTTCATCAACCCGCACGGCCTGCCCGGCAAGGGCCAGTACACGACCGCGCGCGACCTTGCGGTGCTCGCCGTGACGCTGAAGCGCGAATTCCCGCAATACGCCTCCTATTTCGCGCTCGAAGGCTTCACCACCGGCAAGAAGCAGTACCCGAACTTCAACATGCTGATCGGCCGCTTCAACGGCGCGGACGGCATGAAAACGGGCTTCATCTGCGCATCCGGCTTCAACCAGGTCTCCTCCGCCACCCGCAATGGCCGCAGCGTCGTCTCCGTCGTGCTCGGCTCCGACAGCCTCGGCGCCCGTGCCGACATTTCCGCCGGCATGCTGGAGAAGGGCCTGACGATGCGCTCGGGCAAAGGAGTGACGCTCGGCCAGCTCCGCCCCTATGGCGAGACCCGCAACGTGGTCACCGACATTTCCGCGGAAATCTGCTCGAAGCATGCCGCCAAGGTGCGCAGCGAAGGCCGCGACGAGGCAGGCCGCCAGAAGCTGGTCTCGCCCTATATCCACGAGCTGGACCGGCCGTTGAGGTTCGTCTTCGCCGGGCTGCTCGGCGGCGATGCCGCCAAGACTGCCGGCAACGACAAGGTGGCGATTGCCGGCGACATGGGCGACGTCGCCAATGTGCCGATCCCGATCCCGCGCCCGACCTACTGACAGGCCCTACTGACAGGAATGACCATGACCATCGCTGAGCGGCGCGTGCCGGTTTCCGTGCTGACCGGATTCCTGGGTGCGGGCAAGACGACCCTGCTCAACCGGCTGCTGAAGGACCCGACGCTGACGGACACGGCCGTCATCATCAACGAGTTCGGCGAGGTGGGTATCGACCACCTGCTTGTCGAGCAGTCGGGCGACGGCATCATCGAGCTTTCCGACGGGTGCCTGTGCTGCACGATCCGCGGCGAACTGGTCGATACGCTGGCCGACCTGATGGACCGCATGCAGACCGGCAAGATCCAGCCGCTGAAGCGCGTGGTAATCGAGACGACCGGCCTTGCCGACCCCGCGCCCGTCCTCCAGGCGATCATGGGCAACCCGGTGCTCGCCCATTCCTTCAGCCTCGACGGCGTCATCACCGTGGTCGATGCCGTCAACGGCCTGTCGACGCTCGCCAACCATCCGGAAGCGGTAAAACAGGTCGCCGTCGCCGATCGCGTGCTGATCAGCAAAGCCTCGCTCACCGAGGTCTCAACGCTGGAGGCCGTGGAGCGCGAGATCGCCGCACTCAACCCGCGCGCTACCGTCTCGAACGTCGATGCGCCGGGCCTAGCCGGCCCCGATCTTCTTGCGAACGGCCTCTATGACCCCGGCAGCAAGATCCCGGATGTCCGCCGCTGGCTGCATGAGGAGGCGCACGATCATCACCATGATCACCACCACCCTCATGGGCACGATCATCACCACGGTCACCACGACGGCCACGGCCATCAGCACGCCCATGACGTGACACGCCACGACGCCACGATCCGCTCGTTCAGCATCGTACACGATCGCCCGGTCGATCCGATGGCGCTGGACATGTTCGTCGATCTTCTGCGTTCCGCCCATGGCGAAAAGCTGCTGCGGATGAAGGGCATCGTGCTGATGTCGAACAATCCGGAGCGCCCGCTGGTGCTGCAGGGCGTGCAGAGCGTCTTCCACCCGCCGGAGCGCCTCGCGGCCTGGCCGGATCCCGCCGACCGACGCACGCGCTTGGTGCTGATCACCAGGGACCTGCCGGAAGCCTTCGTGCGCGACCTCTTCGATGCCTTTACCGGCACGCCGAAGATCGACCGCCCGGATCGTGCGGCGCTCTCCGACAACCCGCTCGCCATACCGGGCCTCAAGCTCTGAAAGTCAGGCTTTCTTGCGGATCAGGAAACGGTGTCCCGCCTCGACGCGCTCGCTCGCTTCGAGCGCGTGGCCGTCCTCTTGGCAGAAGTGGGGGATGTCGATGACGGCGAGCGGATCGGTGGTCTCGACCCAGAGGCTGGCGCCTGCCGCCATCGCCGAAAGCCGCTTGCGCGCTTTCATGACCGGCAGCGGGCATTTCAGCCCGCGCAGGTCGTAGACCTCGGCTTCGGAATGCGCCGCTGCGGCCGTCATTTCTGCCAGAACTTCCAGAAGGGTTTCTTCTGGGTCTGCTCGACGACCTGGACATCGGGATTTTCTTCCGGCACCGGCAGCGTGCCTGCCCCCTCGACTGGCTTTTCCACCTTCTGCGCCGAGGCATCGACAGTCGGCGTTCTCGCTTCCTTGTGCGTCGTCTGCTGGCCGGCATCGAGCGTTGCCTGCTCGGCAGACTGCGTCACGCTTTCGGCGGGCTCGACCTTGCGCGGTTCCTCGTCCTTGGTCCAGAGCTTCCAGAAGGGCTTCTTTTCCTTCTTCTCGATGACCGCGACGCCCGGATTTTCCTCCGGCACCGGCAGGGCGCCTTCGCCGCGCGCCTGCTTTTCCGCCTTCACGGCGGCAACGTCGGCGGCAAGTGCCTCGGCTTCCTTGATTTTCTGCTGCTCGGCGTCGAGCTTGGCCTGCTCGGCTTGCTGCTTCGCACGCTCGATGGCGGCGAGCTTGCGCTGCTCGGCCTCTTCCGCCTTGCGCTTCTGCGCCTCGATCTCGCGCTCCGTCATCAGCTTGCCGGCATCGAGCGAATTGCCCGTCGGCGCATAGGCGAGCTCCCGCCCCTTGCGCTGGTCGGCGACGATCGCCTTGCGCTGGGCCTCCGACGGCTCGATCCAGACGGTGCCCTGATACTTGCCCATAGCCTTGGCATAGGAGGCGGCATAGGTCTTGTTGTAGCTCTTCAGCGCCACTTCCAGCGCGGCCGGCGTCGTCATCGCCGGGCAGGCGCCAGCCGGCGAGAAGGGCTTGTCGGCCTGCTGGTTGAAGACATACTTCTTCTCGCAGACATTGACCTCCGGCGGACGCTTCGTGACCTCGAAGTGGTCGTAGCCGACCTTCAGCATCTTCCAGAATTCGATGTTCGGATTGTCGCGGTGGCGCGCCATGTTTTCCGCGGTCATGCGGAAGGGGAAGGCCTGAAGCTGGATTGTCTGCTGTCCGCCGTCGAAGGCGTCGCGCGCGAAGGCGAAGATTTCCACCATCTGCTCGTCGGTCATCGAATAGCAGCCGGACGACGAACAGGCGCCATGGATCATCAGATGGGTGCCGCTCGCCTTGTTGGCGCGGTCGTAATTATTCGGGAAACCCGTATTGATCGCGAGGTAATAGCTCGAATTCGGGTTCATGTTCGCCCTGGAGAGCGGGTAGAACCCTTCCGGCGCCTGGCGGTCGCCTTCCCTCGTCTTCGGGCCGAGCTTGCCCGACCAGGCGCAGATCTTGTAGTTGCGCACCAGCTTGAAGCGGTTCGAGCGGTCGGACTTCCAGAGCTCCAGCCGCCCCTCTTCCTTGAAGATGCGCAGCATCATCGGC
It includes:
- a CDS encoding D-alanyl-D-alanine carboxypeptidase family protein, giving the protein MNGRTTRRSARILGSALLLTASLTATTAAANPRMLVDVNTLQVIEHEDAFQRWYPASLTKLMTAYTVFRAVKAGELTLESPVVMTKNAAAEPPSKMYFKPGQKMTLDSALKIILVKSANDVAVAIGESVAGSEQGFVDRMNAEAARIGMSSSHFINPHGLPGKGQYTTARDLAVLAVTLKREFPQYASYFALEGFTTGKKQYPNFNMLIGRFNGADGMKTGFICASGFNQVSSATRNGRSVVSVVLGSDSLGARADISAGMLEKGLTMRSGKGVTLGQLRPYGETRNVVTDISAEICSKHAAKVRSEGRDEAGRQKLVSPYIHELDRPLRFVFAGLLGGDAAKTAGNDKVAIAGDMGDVANVPIPIPRPTY
- a CDS encoding CobW family GTP-binding protein is translated as MTIAERRVPVSVLTGFLGAGKTTLLNRLLKDPTLTDTAVIINEFGEVGIDHLLVEQSGDGIIELSDGCLCCTIRGELVDTLADLMDRMQTGKIQPLKRVVIETTGLADPAPVLQAIMGNPVLAHSFSLDGVITVVDAVNGLSTLANHPEAVKQVAVADRVLISKASLTEVSTLEAVEREIAALNPRATVSNVDAPGLAGPDLLANGLYDPGSKIPDVRRWLHEEAHDHHHDHHHPHGHDHHHGHHDGHGHQHAHDVTRHDATIRSFSIVHDRPVDPMALDMFVDLLRSAHGEKLLRMKGIVLMSNNPERPLVLQGVQSVFHPPERLAAWPDPADRRTRLVLITRDLPEAFVRDLFDAFTGTPKIDRPDRAALSDNPLAIPGLKL
- a CDS encoding sulfurtransferase TusA family protein — protein: MTAAAAHSEAEVYDLRGLKCPLPVMKARKRLSAMAAGASLWVETTDPLAVIDIPHFCQEDGHALEASERVEAGHRFLIRKKA
- a CDS encoding L,D-transpeptidase family protein; protein product: MRLTVLAAVSLLAVAAAGCTNETLDSFDKVDVDLARVSSKTGYQLSPAVLSKLSSMNIDRSSPMMLRIFKEEGRLELWKSDRSNRFKLVRNYKICAWSGKLGPKTREGDRQAPEGFYPLSRANMNPNSSYYLAINTGFPNNYDRANKASGTHLMIHGACSSSGCYSMTDEQMVEIFAFARDAFDGGQQTIQLQAFPFRMTAENMARHRDNPNIEFWKMLKVGYDHFEVTKRPPEVNVCEKKYVFNQQADKPFSPAGACPAMTTPAALEVALKSYNKTYAASYAKAMGKYQGTVWIEPSEAQRKAIVADQRKGRELAYAPTGNSLDAGKLMTEREIEAQKRKAEEAEQRKLAAIERAKQQAEQAKLDAEQQKIKEAEALAADVAAVKAEKQARGEGALPVPEENPGVAVIEKKEKKPFWKLWTKDEEPRKVEPAESVTQSAEQATLDAGQQTTHKEARTPTVDASAQKVEKPVEGAGTLPVPEENPDVQVVEQTQKKPFWKFWQK